The following are encoded in a window of Clostridia bacterium genomic DNA:
- a CDS encoding Asp23/Gls24 family envelope stress response protein, with protein sequence MKVVSNHDNIGKVEYSSEIVVGLIDCALGEIKEVIKPSISGKNSKQVPKNIRVDYVDNMLFVDVFVSLIYTSKVSEVASKIQSTIKNALETMTEFRVKEINVHIVDVIFDK encoded by the coding sequence ATGAAAGTAGTATCTAATCACGATAATATCGGCAAAGTTGAGTATAGTAGCGAGATAGTTGTAGGGCTAATCGATTGCGCTCTCGGCGAGATTAAAGAAGTCATCAAACCTTCTATTTCAGGTAAAAATAGTAAACAAGTACCTAAAAATATACGAGTAGATTACGTGGACAATATGCTTTTTGTCGATGTATTCGTAAGTTTAATCTATACTTCCAAAGTTTCCGAAGTAGCTAGCAAAATACAAAGCACGATTAAAAACGCCTTAGAAACTATGACCGAATTTCGTGTAAAAGAAATTAATGTTCATATAGTAGACGTAATTTTTGATAAATAA